One Cyclopterus lumpus isolate fCycLum1 chromosome 7, fCycLum1.pri, whole genome shotgun sequence DNA window includes the following coding sequences:
- the kdm5c gene encoding lysine-specific demethylase 5C isoform X1 → MEGEEFVPPPECPVFEPSWEEFQDPLGYIAKIRPIAEKSGICKIRPPADWQPPFSVELDTFRFTPRIQRLNELEAETRVKLNYLDRIARFWEVQASSLKIPHIERRILDLFSLSRIVTDEGGFEMVCKERRWARVAQRLGYPPGKNIGSLLRSHYERIVYPFEVFHSGASLPHCKPKHYDGEEVDKEYKPHSIPLRQSVQPSKTSSYGRRANRCQPDGPEDLAPHPLTTGSQLISAPEPTEEDIEKNPELKKLQIYGAGPKMMGLGLVARYKGIRKKDELPQTVTIKASVSPAPGDTSVKAEPPEPQEKQSDGGTSSPQPPRPTITVKTEVKKEEPEVEGGKKKEGDVTDGPCTKMTMRLRRNLSNPQCVDSFVCRMCGRGDDDEKLLLCDGCDDNYHTYCLLPPLTDPPKGNWRCPKCLAEECKKPSEAFGFEQATREYTLQSFGEMADAFKADYFNMPVHMVPTELVEREFWRLVSSIEEDVVVEYGADIHSKEFGSGFPMNNGKKELTKEEEEYARSGWNLNVMPVLEQSLLCHINGDISGMKVPWLYVGMVFSAFCWHIEDHWSYSINYLHWGEPKTWYGVPSVAAERLEEVMKKLTPELFEFQPDLLHQLVTIMNPNILMSHGVPVVRTNQCAGEFVITFPRAYHSGFNQGYNFAEAVNFCTADWLPAGRSCIEHYRRLRRYCVFSHEELTCKMATSPEKLDLNLAAATHREMFIIVQEERKLRKGLMERGITEAEREAFELLPDDERQCDQCKTTCFLSALACSNCPEKLVCLSHTQDLCNCPTEKLYLRYRYTLDELLAMLHRLKVRSESFDSWANRVKEALEQEEGNKIGIDDLKMLKMEAVEKKFPDNELLRKLNTVVKDIERCQQTSTELLSNSKTSESKMTLAELKSLVETMQNLPCVMAQLEEVQVILRTVEDFQSQAQLLANDRDWRRDSSPPEHLQTLLAQGAKLLVVVPECNLLQGLKEQSHWLAEVRRTLGTEGGERQEVMLDVLRNLMEAGCSVPQSVSVETAMAELQELLTIAERWEEKAQICLEQRQKHPLSTLEAIVNEAQLIPVKLPNILALQDCLTRARAWVTDLEEIQNGEHYPCLDDLEGLVAIGRDLPVFMEELRQLELQVASAHSWRDKATKTFLKKSSQHSLLEVLCPCAKRRESRGEMEPLDEPLEDSDTNTLGLSAHDLRDPAAIVLAFKEGEHQEKEALLRLQKLNMCKSGLNSASCKENGRWEDAMETDTSSHSEDSVKENGNHTCTNPPQSVCVCTGQPRAPQLRCHLCKDWFHGGCVPSPSLLPSSGPPVNPLCWWDWDSRFLCPRCQRSRRPRLETILALLVALQRLPVRLPEGEALQCLTERVITWQGRAKEAVETPELQQALQRLQELKETLHCETEKKEKETKGSSVIVLSDSEGGEVEEGVIDLTDENSPKKNTKESNGTQAGYENGISKKSNVIGVGSLLPLLPLLRGQVVELLPATKVQLEELQLEGDLLEVSLDQTLIIHRVLQAASVPQRETLRTLIQIELEEQRRTSRGRAKDSKRKRKGHRGGIGDGAGERSLDASESKKTCPLSPSPQLPVQTNPEIL, encoded by the exons ATGGAAGGGGAAGAGTTTGTACCGCCTCCGGAGTGTCCAGTATTTGAGCCATCATGGGAGGAGTTTCAGGACCCCCTGGGCTACATTGCCAAGATTCGTCCAATTGCAGAGAAGTCTGGAATCTGCAAAATCCGACCTCCAGCA GACTGGCAACCACCGTTTTCAGTGGAGCTGGATACCTTCCGGTTCACCCCCCGCATTCAGAGGCTTAATGAGTTAGAG GCGGAAACCAGAGTGAAACTTAATTATTTGGACCGCATCGCCAGGTTTTGGGAGGTCCAGGCATCCTCCTTGAAAATCCCACATATTGAAAGGCGCATCCTTGATCTTTTCAGCCTCTCAAGG ATTGTGACAGATGAAGGAGGTTTTGAGATGGTCTGTAAGGAACGGCGCTGGGCTCGTGTGGCCCAGAGACTTGGCTACCCTCCAGGCAAGAATATTGGTTCTCTGCTGCGCTCGCACTATGAGAGGATCGTCTACCCCTTTGAAGTTTTCCATTCTGGTGCCAGCTTGCCG CATTGCAAGCCAAAGCACTATGATGGTGAGGAAGTGGATAAAGAGTACAAGCCACACTCCATCCCCCTGCGACAGTCTGTGCAACCATCCAAAACAAGCAGTTATGGACGCAGAGCAAACCGCTGCCAGCCTGAT GGTCCAGAGGATCTGGCCCCCCATCCTCTCACCACTGGCTCTCAACTCATCTCTGCG CCCGAACCTACAGAGGAAGACATAGAGAAGAACCCAGAACTGAAGAAGCTTCAGATCTATGGCGCAGGGCCAAAGATGATGGGACTTGGACTTGTGGCAAGGTACAAAGGCATCAGGAAGAAAG aTGAACTGCCTCAAACCGTTACCATCAAGGCCAGCGTGTCTCCTGCTCCCGGTGATACCTCTGTCAAAGCGGAGCCACCGGAGCCTCAAGAGAAGCAGAGTGACGGGGGTACATCTAGCCCCCAACCGCCGCGTCCGACTATCACAGTGAAGACGGAAGTGAAGAAGGAAGAACCAGAGGTAGAGGGTggtaaaaaaaaggagggagatgTTACAGATGGACCGTGTACCAAAATGACCATGAGGCTTCGACGCAACCTCAGCAACCCTCAGTGT GTGGATTCTTTTGTGTGTCGAATGTGTGGTCGGGGAGATGACGACGAGAAACTCTTGCTGTGCGATGGCTGCGACGATAACTACCACACCTACTGTCTACTACCCCCCCTCACTGATCCTCCCAAAGGCAACTGGCGTTGCCCTAAATGTCTGGCAGAG gagtgcaagaaaccttcagaagcGTTTGGCTTTGAACAGGCGACACGAGAGTACACTCTGCAGAGCTTTGGGGAAATGGCGGATGCTTTCAAAGCGGATTACTTCAACATGCCTGTTCAT ATGGTTCCCACCGAGCTGGTGGAGAGGGAGTTCTGGAGGTTGGTTAGTAGTATCGAGGAAGACGTGGTTGTCGAGTATGGAGCGGACATACACTCAAAGGAGTTTGGCAGCGGTTTCCCGATGAACAATGGCAAGAAGGAGCTCACAAAGGAAGAAGAG GAATACGCCCGCAGTGGCTGGAACTTGAATGTGATGCCCGTGCTGGAGCAGTCGCTCCTGTGCCACATTAATGGAGACATCTCTGGGATGAAGGTGCCGTGGCTTTATGTAGGCATGGTGTTCTCAGCTTTCTGCTGGCACATTGAGGATCACTGGAGCTACTCCATCAACTACCTGCACTG GGGTGAACCCAAGACGTGGTATGGGGTTCCCTCTGTGGCAGCTGAGCGACTTGAGGAAGTGATGAAGAAGCTGACGCCAGAGCTGTTTGAGTTTCAAcctgacctcctgcaccagctggTCACCATCATGAACCCCAATATCCTCATGTCTCATGGTGTACCG GTTGTTCGTACCAACCAGTGTGCTGGCGAGTTTGTCATCACCTTCCCCAGAGCCTACCACAGCGGCTTCAATCAGGGATATAACTTTGCTGAAGCCGTTAACTTCTGCACTGCCGACTGG ctgccTGCTGGCCGTTCCTGTATTGAGCACTACCGGCGTCTGAGGAGGTATTGTGTGTTCTCACACGAAGAGCTAACCTGTAAAATGGCTACCAGCCCAGAGAAACTAGACCTCAACCTGGCGGCCGCTACACACCGAGAAATGTTCATTATTGtccaggaggagaggaagttgCGAAAGGGTCTGATGGAAAGG GGCATTACTGAAGCCGAGCGTGAGGCCTTTGAGCTGCTGCCTGACGACGAGAGACAGTGTGACCAATGTAAGACCACGtgcttcctgtctgctctgGCCTGCTCAAACTGTCCCGAGAAACTGGTGTGCCTCTCTCACACTCAGGATCTGTGCAACTGCCCCACTGAAAAACTCTACCTCAG ATACAGATATACCCTCGATGAGCTGTTAGCCATGTTGCATCGATTAAAGGTTCGGTCTGAGTCCTTTGATTCCTGGGCCAACAGAGTGAAAGAGGCACTTGAGCAGGAAGAAGGAAACAAGATCG GAATTGACGACCTGAAGATGCTGAAGATGGAAGCAGTGGAAAAAAAGTTTCCTGACAATGAACTGCTGCGGAAGCTCAACACTGTTGTTAAAGACATCGAACGCTGCCAGCAGACCAGTACTGAACTCCTCAGTAACTCAAAGACCAG TGAAAGTAAGATGACCTTGGCAGAGCTGAAATCCTTGGTGGAGACGATGCAGAACCTGCCATGTGTGATGGCCCAGCTGGAGGAAGTGCAG GTGATTCTGCGGACAGTGGAGGATTTTCAAAGCCAGGCTCAATTACTGGCCAATGACAGGGACTGGAGGAGGGACTCCTCGCCACCTGAACATCTGCAGACTTTGTTGGCGCAGGGGGCCAAGCTGCTTGTTGTGGTGCCGGAGTGTAATTTACTCCAGGGCCTAAAGGAGCAGAGCCATTGGCTCGCAGAAGTGAGACGCACCCTCGGCACAGAGGGCGGAGAAAGGCAGGAGGTGATGTTGGATGTGTTGAGAAACCTGATGGAAGCCGGCTGCAGCGTTCCCCAGAGTGTGTCTGTGGAGACGGCCATGGCAGAGCTTCAGGAGCTGCTCACAATTGCAGAGCGTTGGGAGGAGAAAGCGCAGATCTGCCTCGAGCAAAG GCAAAAACATCCTCTCTCTACTCTGGAGGCAATAGTGAATGAGGCCCAGTTAATTCCAGTCAAGCTGCCCAACATTCTCGCTCTACAGGACTGTCTCACTCGAGCACGCGCCTGGGTAACAGACCTCGAGGAAATCCAG AATGGGGAGCATTACCCATGCCTGGATGACTTAGAGGGCCTGGTGGCTATTGGAAGAGACTTGCCAGTCTTCATGGAGGAGTTAAGACAGCTGGAACTGCAGGTAGCCAGCGCTCATTCCTGGAGGGACAAGGCCACCAAGACCTTCCTGAAGAAGAGCAGTCAGCACAGTCTGCTAGAG GTTTTATGTCCGTGTGcaaaaaggagagagagcagaggtgaGATGGAGCCGTTGGATGAGCCTTTAGAGGATTCTGATACCAACACTCTGGGCCTCTCTGCTCACGACCTGAGGGACCCTGCCGCTATT GTGTTGGCATTCAAAGAAGGGGAGCACCAGGAAAAGGAGGCACTGCTGAGATTGCAGAAATTGAACATGTGCAAATCTGGACTTAACTCTGCAAGTTGCAAGGAGAACGGGAGGTGGGAGGACGCCATGGAGACGGACACATCCAGCCACTCGGAGGACTCTGTAAAGGAGAACGGTAACCACACCTGTACCAACCCCCCTCAGTCAGTTTGCGTGTGCACCGGTCAGCCTCGTGCGCCTCAACTCCGCTGTCATCTGTGTAAGGACTGGTTCCATGGGGGCTGtgttccttctccctccctgctCCCCTCCTCCGGACCACCAGTGAACCCCCTCTGCTGGTGGGACTGGGACTCGCGCTTCTTGTGTCCGCGATGCCAGCGGTCACGGCGCCCGCGCCTGGAGACTATCCTGGCGTTACTCGTCGCCCTTCAGAGGCTGCCGGTGCGTCTGCCTGAAGGAGAAGCGCTGCAGTGTCTCACAGAGAGGGTCATCACCTGGCAGGGCCGAGCCAAGGAGGCAGTGGAGACCCCCGAGCTGCAGCAGGCACTTCAGAGGCTGCAAGAACTTAAAGAGACTCTCCATTGTGAAacggagaaaaaggaaaaggagacaaAGGGGAGCTCAGTGATTGTTTTATCAGACTCCGAGGGAGGGGAAGTAGAGGAAGGAGTCATTGATCTGACGGACGAGAATTCACCTAAAAAGAACACCAAGGAAAGCAACGGCACTCAG GCTGGATATGAAAATGGCATCAGCAAGAAGTCCAATGTTATAG GCGTGGGGTCTCTGCTGCCCCTGCTGCCTTTGCTAAGAGGTCAGGTAGTGGAGCTGCTACCAGCCACCAAAgtccagctggaggagctgcagctggaaGGAGATCTGCTCGAGGTGTCCTTGGACCAGACACTCATCATCCACAGAGTTCTGCAAGCTGCTTCTGttccacaaagagaaacactgCGCACACTCATTCAG ATTGAGCTTGAAGAGCAGAGGCGAACCAGCCGCGGGCGAGCCAAGGACTCCAAACGGAAGAGAAAGGGCCACCGAGGAGGCATCGGGGACGGGGCAGGAGAACGGTCACTGGATGCCTCGGAGTCGAAGAAAACCTGTCCCCTCAGCCCCTCCCCTCAGTTACCTGTCCAGACCAATCCAGAG ATTTTGTGA
- the kdm5c gene encoding lysine-specific demethylase 5C isoform X2, with the protein MEGEEFVPPPECPVFEPSWEEFQDPLGYIAKIRPIAEKSGICKIRPPADWQPPFSVELDTFRFTPRIQRLNELEAETRVKLNYLDRIARFWEVQASSLKIPHIERRILDLFSLSRIVTDEGGFEMVCKERRWARVAQRLGYPPGKNIGSLLRSHYERIVYPFEVFHSGASLPHCKPKHYDGEEVDKEYKPHSIPLRQSVQPSKTSSYGRRANRCQPDPEPTEEDIEKNPELKKLQIYGAGPKMMGLGLVARYKGIRKKDELPQTVTIKASVSPAPGDTSVKAEPPEPQEKQSDGGTSSPQPPRPTITVKTEVKKEEPEVEGGKKKEGDVTDGPCTKMTMRLRRNLSNPQCVDSFVCRMCGRGDDDEKLLLCDGCDDNYHTYCLLPPLTDPPKGNWRCPKCLAEECKKPSEAFGFEQATREYTLQSFGEMADAFKADYFNMPVHMVPTELVEREFWRLVSSIEEDVVVEYGADIHSKEFGSGFPMNNGKKELTKEEEEYARSGWNLNVMPVLEQSLLCHINGDISGMKVPWLYVGMVFSAFCWHIEDHWSYSINYLHWGEPKTWYGVPSVAAERLEEVMKKLTPELFEFQPDLLHQLVTIMNPNILMSHGVPVVRTNQCAGEFVITFPRAYHSGFNQGYNFAEAVNFCTADWLPAGRSCIEHYRRLRRYCVFSHEELTCKMATSPEKLDLNLAAATHREMFIIVQEERKLRKGLMERGITEAEREAFELLPDDERQCDQCKTTCFLSALACSNCPEKLVCLSHTQDLCNCPTEKLYLRYRYTLDELLAMLHRLKVRSESFDSWANRVKEALEQEEGNKIGIDDLKMLKMEAVEKKFPDNELLRKLNTVVKDIERCQQTSTELLSNSKTSESKMTLAELKSLVETMQNLPCVMAQLEEVQVILRTVEDFQSQAQLLANDRDWRRDSSPPEHLQTLLAQGAKLLVVVPECNLLQGLKEQSHWLAEVRRTLGTEGGERQEVMLDVLRNLMEAGCSVPQSVSVETAMAELQELLTIAERWEEKAQICLEQRQKHPLSTLEAIVNEAQLIPVKLPNILALQDCLTRARAWVTDLEEIQNGEHYPCLDDLEGLVAIGRDLPVFMEELRQLELQVASAHSWRDKATKTFLKKSSQHSLLEVLCPCAKRRESRGEMEPLDEPLEDSDTNTLGLSAHDLRDPAAIVLAFKEGEHQEKEALLRLQKLNMCKSGLNSASCKENGRWEDAMETDTSSHSEDSVKENGNHTCTNPPQSVCVCTGQPRAPQLRCHLCKDWFHGGCVPSPSLLPSSGPPVNPLCWWDWDSRFLCPRCQRSRRPRLETILALLVALQRLPVRLPEGEALQCLTERVITWQGRAKEAVETPELQQALQRLQELKETLHCETEKKEKETKGSSVIVLSDSEGGEVEEGVIDLTDENSPKKNTKESNGTQAGYENGISKKSNVIGVGSLLPLLPLLRGQVVELLPATKVQLEELQLEGDLLEVSLDQTLIIHRVLQAASVPQRETLRTLIQIELEEQRRTSRGRAKDSKRKRKGHRGGIGDGAGERSLDASESKKTCPLSPSPQLPVQTNPEIL; encoded by the exons ATGGAAGGGGAAGAGTTTGTACCGCCTCCGGAGTGTCCAGTATTTGAGCCATCATGGGAGGAGTTTCAGGACCCCCTGGGCTACATTGCCAAGATTCGTCCAATTGCAGAGAAGTCTGGAATCTGCAAAATCCGACCTCCAGCA GACTGGCAACCACCGTTTTCAGTGGAGCTGGATACCTTCCGGTTCACCCCCCGCATTCAGAGGCTTAATGAGTTAGAG GCGGAAACCAGAGTGAAACTTAATTATTTGGACCGCATCGCCAGGTTTTGGGAGGTCCAGGCATCCTCCTTGAAAATCCCACATATTGAAAGGCGCATCCTTGATCTTTTCAGCCTCTCAAGG ATTGTGACAGATGAAGGAGGTTTTGAGATGGTCTGTAAGGAACGGCGCTGGGCTCGTGTGGCCCAGAGACTTGGCTACCCTCCAGGCAAGAATATTGGTTCTCTGCTGCGCTCGCACTATGAGAGGATCGTCTACCCCTTTGAAGTTTTCCATTCTGGTGCCAGCTTGCCG CATTGCAAGCCAAAGCACTATGATGGTGAGGAAGTGGATAAAGAGTACAAGCCACACTCCATCCCCCTGCGACAGTCTGTGCAACCATCCAAAACAAGCAGTTATGGACGCAGAGCAAACCGCTGCCAGCCTGAT CCCGAACCTACAGAGGAAGACATAGAGAAGAACCCAGAACTGAAGAAGCTTCAGATCTATGGCGCAGGGCCAAAGATGATGGGACTTGGACTTGTGGCAAGGTACAAAGGCATCAGGAAGAAAG aTGAACTGCCTCAAACCGTTACCATCAAGGCCAGCGTGTCTCCTGCTCCCGGTGATACCTCTGTCAAAGCGGAGCCACCGGAGCCTCAAGAGAAGCAGAGTGACGGGGGTACATCTAGCCCCCAACCGCCGCGTCCGACTATCACAGTGAAGACGGAAGTGAAGAAGGAAGAACCAGAGGTAGAGGGTggtaaaaaaaaggagggagatgTTACAGATGGACCGTGTACCAAAATGACCATGAGGCTTCGACGCAACCTCAGCAACCCTCAGTGT GTGGATTCTTTTGTGTGTCGAATGTGTGGTCGGGGAGATGACGACGAGAAACTCTTGCTGTGCGATGGCTGCGACGATAACTACCACACCTACTGTCTACTACCCCCCCTCACTGATCCTCCCAAAGGCAACTGGCGTTGCCCTAAATGTCTGGCAGAG gagtgcaagaaaccttcagaagcGTTTGGCTTTGAACAGGCGACACGAGAGTACACTCTGCAGAGCTTTGGGGAAATGGCGGATGCTTTCAAAGCGGATTACTTCAACATGCCTGTTCAT ATGGTTCCCACCGAGCTGGTGGAGAGGGAGTTCTGGAGGTTGGTTAGTAGTATCGAGGAAGACGTGGTTGTCGAGTATGGAGCGGACATACACTCAAAGGAGTTTGGCAGCGGTTTCCCGATGAACAATGGCAAGAAGGAGCTCACAAAGGAAGAAGAG GAATACGCCCGCAGTGGCTGGAACTTGAATGTGATGCCCGTGCTGGAGCAGTCGCTCCTGTGCCACATTAATGGAGACATCTCTGGGATGAAGGTGCCGTGGCTTTATGTAGGCATGGTGTTCTCAGCTTTCTGCTGGCACATTGAGGATCACTGGAGCTACTCCATCAACTACCTGCACTG GGGTGAACCCAAGACGTGGTATGGGGTTCCCTCTGTGGCAGCTGAGCGACTTGAGGAAGTGATGAAGAAGCTGACGCCAGAGCTGTTTGAGTTTCAAcctgacctcctgcaccagctggTCACCATCATGAACCCCAATATCCTCATGTCTCATGGTGTACCG GTTGTTCGTACCAACCAGTGTGCTGGCGAGTTTGTCATCACCTTCCCCAGAGCCTACCACAGCGGCTTCAATCAGGGATATAACTTTGCTGAAGCCGTTAACTTCTGCACTGCCGACTGG ctgccTGCTGGCCGTTCCTGTATTGAGCACTACCGGCGTCTGAGGAGGTATTGTGTGTTCTCACACGAAGAGCTAACCTGTAAAATGGCTACCAGCCCAGAGAAACTAGACCTCAACCTGGCGGCCGCTACACACCGAGAAATGTTCATTATTGtccaggaggagaggaagttgCGAAAGGGTCTGATGGAAAGG GGCATTACTGAAGCCGAGCGTGAGGCCTTTGAGCTGCTGCCTGACGACGAGAGACAGTGTGACCAATGTAAGACCACGtgcttcctgtctgctctgGCCTGCTCAAACTGTCCCGAGAAACTGGTGTGCCTCTCTCACACTCAGGATCTGTGCAACTGCCCCACTGAAAAACTCTACCTCAG ATACAGATATACCCTCGATGAGCTGTTAGCCATGTTGCATCGATTAAAGGTTCGGTCTGAGTCCTTTGATTCCTGGGCCAACAGAGTGAAAGAGGCACTTGAGCAGGAAGAAGGAAACAAGATCG GAATTGACGACCTGAAGATGCTGAAGATGGAAGCAGTGGAAAAAAAGTTTCCTGACAATGAACTGCTGCGGAAGCTCAACACTGTTGTTAAAGACATCGAACGCTGCCAGCAGACCAGTACTGAACTCCTCAGTAACTCAAAGACCAG TGAAAGTAAGATGACCTTGGCAGAGCTGAAATCCTTGGTGGAGACGATGCAGAACCTGCCATGTGTGATGGCCCAGCTGGAGGAAGTGCAG GTGATTCTGCGGACAGTGGAGGATTTTCAAAGCCAGGCTCAATTACTGGCCAATGACAGGGACTGGAGGAGGGACTCCTCGCCACCTGAACATCTGCAGACTTTGTTGGCGCAGGGGGCCAAGCTGCTTGTTGTGGTGCCGGAGTGTAATTTACTCCAGGGCCTAAAGGAGCAGAGCCATTGGCTCGCAGAAGTGAGACGCACCCTCGGCACAGAGGGCGGAGAAAGGCAGGAGGTGATGTTGGATGTGTTGAGAAACCTGATGGAAGCCGGCTGCAGCGTTCCCCAGAGTGTGTCTGTGGAGACGGCCATGGCAGAGCTTCAGGAGCTGCTCACAATTGCAGAGCGTTGGGAGGAGAAAGCGCAGATCTGCCTCGAGCAAAG GCAAAAACATCCTCTCTCTACTCTGGAGGCAATAGTGAATGAGGCCCAGTTAATTCCAGTCAAGCTGCCCAACATTCTCGCTCTACAGGACTGTCTCACTCGAGCACGCGCCTGGGTAACAGACCTCGAGGAAATCCAG AATGGGGAGCATTACCCATGCCTGGATGACTTAGAGGGCCTGGTGGCTATTGGAAGAGACTTGCCAGTCTTCATGGAGGAGTTAAGACAGCTGGAACTGCAGGTAGCCAGCGCTCATTCCTGGAGGGACAAGGCCACCAAGACCTTCCTGAAGAAGAGCAGTCAGCACAGTCTGCTAGAG GTTTTATGTCCGTGTGcaaaaaggagagagagcagaggtgaGATGGAGCCGTTGGATGAGCCTTTAGAGGATTCTGATACCAACACTCTGGGCCTCTCTGCTCACGACCTGAGGGACCCTGCCGCTATT GTGTTGGCATTCAAAGAAGGGGAGCACCAGGAAAAGGAGGCACTGCTGAGATTGCAGAAATTGAACATGTGCAAATCTGGACTTAACTCTGCAAGTTGCAAGGAGAACGGGAGGTGGGAGGACGCCATGGAGACGGACACATCCAGCCACTCGGAGGACTCTGTAAAGGAGAACGGTAACCACACCTGTACCAACCCCCCTCAGTCAGTTTGCGTGTGCACCGGTCAGCCTCGTGCGCCTCAACTCCGCTGTCATCTGTGTAAGGACTGGTTCCATGGGGGCTGtgttccttctccctccctgctCCCCTCCTCCGGACCACCAGTGAACCCCCTCTGCTGGTGGGACTGGGACTCGCGCTTCTTGTGTCCGCGATGCCAGCGGTCACGGCGCCCGCGCCTGGAGACTATCCTGGCGTTACTCGTCGCCCTTCAGAGGCTGCCGGTGCGTCTGCCTGAAGGAGAAGCGCTGCAGTGTCTCACAGAGAGGGTCATCACCTGGCAGGGCCGAGCCAAGGAGGCAGTGGAGACCCCCGAGCTGCAGCAGGCACTTCAGAGGCTGCAAGAACTTAAAGAGACTCTCCATTGTGAAacggagaaaaaggaaaaggagacaaAGGGGAGCTCAGTGATTGTTTTATCAGACTCCGAGGGAGGGGAAGTAGAGGAAGGAGTCATTGATCTGACGGACGAGAATTCACCTAAAAAGAACACCAAGGAAAGCAACGGCACTCAG GCTGGATATGAAAATGGCATCAGCAAGAAGTCCAATGTTATAG GCGTGGGGTCTCTGCTGCCCCTGCTGCCTTTGCTAAGAGGTCAGGTAGTGGAGCTGCTACCAGCCACCAAAgtccagctggaggagctgcagctggaaGGAGATCTGCTCGAGGTGTCCTTGGACCAGACACTCATCATCCACAGAGTTCTGCAAGCTGCTTCTGttccacaaagagaaacactgCGCACACTCATTCAG ATTGAGCTTGAAGAGCAGAGGCGAACCAGCCGCGGGCGAGCCAAGGACTCCAAACGGAAGAGAAAGGGCCACCGAGGAGGCATCGGGGACGGGGCAGGAGAACGGTCACTGGATGCCTCGGAGTCGAAGAAAACCTGTCCCCTCAGCCCCTCCCCTCAGTTACCTGTCCAGACCAATCCAGAG ATTTTGTGA